From Balnearium lithotrophicum, a single genomic window includes:
- a CDS encoding DUF996 domain-containing protein: protein MKDSVKLMGGLGSLFIVLGVIPYIGALLSLAGFVLLIIAIKNYSEEEGRPELVSKFVKGIVISFIGELLGGVVAGVGAGMYGEGHGFVGGALAGIGFLIIYIASIFGYNFIKDVFTEIALLTGNNLFEWAGKLFFWGALLLIILIGGALIWIGWIVATAAFFTTQSVESE from the coding sequence TGAAGGATAGCGTAAAGCTGATGGGGGGATTGGGTTCTCTCTTTATTGTTTTAGGAGTTATTCCTTACATTGGAGCTCTACTATCACTTGCAGGATTTGTTCTCTTAATTATTGCTATTAAGAATTATTCAGAAGAGGAAGGAAGGCCCGAACTCGTTTCAAAATTTGTAAAGGGAATTGTGATTTCCTTTATTGGAGAGCTCTTAGGTGGTGTTGTTGCCGGTGTAGGAGCAGGAATGTACGGTGAAGGTCATGGGTTTGTTGGAGGAGCATTAGCGGGAATTGGTTTTCTCATCATATACATAGCTTCAATTTTTGGTTACAACTTTATAAAGGACGTTTTTACAGAGATTGCCCTATTAACGGGAAACAACCTTTTTGAATGGGCTGGAAAGTTGTTCTTCTGGGGAGCCCTGCTTTTAATTATTCTAATTGGTGGAGCATTAATCTGGATAGGCTGGATAGTAGCAACTGCGGCCTTTTTCACAACTCAGTCAGTTGAGAGTGAATAG